Within the Miscanthus floridulus cultivar M001 chromosome 17, ASM1932011v1, whole genome shotgun sequence genome, the region gtatgcatctcaaaagttttcaccaaatgccaaatgctttgtagTGCGTATGATGACGTgttaggttttagtatttaaacacccgaggtgttacaagagcccacggcctcgaggtcggacgagacggagcccgcatccttgaggtcgggcgagatggaagcCGCGTCCTttgggtcaggcgagacagagcctgcacccaagggatcgagcgagatggagccagcACCTAAGGGGTCTGGCGAGATGGAACACATGTTCTTGGGGTCAGACGATACGGAGCCTGCACTCAAGGggagagacggagcccacggccttgaggttaggcgagacgaagcccgcagccttgaggtcgggcgagacagagcccatggccttttGGTCgtgcgagaccttttaatatgtctcgagccatccaggggaagtcagcgtggacgctaacttccttgctttgggtattcctaatatcgatacccgacaattAGACTCGAACACAAGTTCAAAACCATCATGACACAACAAAGAACCACTAATCAAATTATTCtttattgaggggacatgatgcacgttcttTAGCCGCACGGTCTTTcccgaagtaagcttcagatcGACTGTACCAACACCACGTACAGCCGCACGCGCCCCGTTCTCCCATCAACAAGGAGGAAATCCCCCcgacctgataagaagaaaacaaagaaacctcagcacacacatgtatatttgctccatgtatcaacccaccaatcagATGAATGACAAACTGAAAGAATAATATGCAATAAATTATCGTACCCCATTATTCCTGCATCAGTCTCAATTGTGTTTACTGTTTTCTCGCACTCTCTAGCAGTAGTGCCTAGGCTTGCCACAAGTGAAACAACTTccttttttcttgttcttcttcttcttaaaagtAGTGGTAGACTTTTGTTTGAGTTCTTACTGGAATTTCTTCTGGTGGGATTTGGAAAGATTTTTCTACACCACATGGGCACTAGAGCTCCTCTCACCAATTTTCTTGCCACGGACGTCTTTTGCTCTCATCTTCTTTTCAACATCCAAAGATCCAATGAGCTCGATAATGTTAAACTCCTGTCTCTTATGTttcagagaagtagcaaaatctgtCCAAGCCTGTAGCAGCTTAGCAATGATACAGCCTGCCATAAACTTATCAGGCAATACACAACCAAAACTTATCAGACATCATATATGTGCTTGTGTGCCTTAAACGTGACGAGCGTGTAGATGATACTCAAACTAAGGATTGATAGCCAAGACCTTAAGAGGTTCGTTCCAGAGACATACCTAGCGGCAGAGCTGGATGCACTCGAAGACATAGTGCCTGTTgatgtagtcgtcccgctcgatgtaGTGCAGATGAGAAGTCGTACCTGATCATCAGGCGATCCTCCAAGAAGTAGAGGACAACGAGTAGTCGTGCCGCCAGCGACACTCTCCAAAAACGTGATTGTCGTCCCTTCACCCGAGCAGGCGAACTCAAAGACAGCAGGCGTTCTGAGGCCTACTCTTCCAGCTCCAGCATGTGTAGGAACCAGAGAGCAGCTGACTATGTGGTATCTCTGACGCGAAGAGAATGACTGACGGAGGAACTTGGATTATATGCTCACGGCGGGAAAGCGAAAGGGCTCAGGAGGAGATCAAGGGATAGGAGACGAGAGAGTTCTCGCCCATCAAGTTTTAGCGGTAGTAATAGAGGAAACTCCCATTCATCAAACCGCCACTCATCAAAAACAGAAGAAACTCCCGTAATTATGAGACTTAATTGGCAAAACACGGTCTCGTCCATCGGTCCGCTCGCCAGCCACGCCCCGCCCCACCCACGGCGGCGGCAGCGTGCGCATGCGTGTGGCACACCATCGTCCTTGTCTCATGTTCTCAATATAGATAGACAATGTCTAACCATATAAATCAAATCAACGTCTAGTCAAAATCtcatacggtattaaaccatataTCACGCATTAATACATGTCCATAGagtttatttaatttattaaatattatatagaCCAATCCCATAATACATCCGACGTATATAACTTTATCCATGGGCATTTTGGTGAACGCACGCCACTACGCCAGCAAAGCACCATGTTTGATTTACCCGTCACTCTTGCGAGTGGTCGGCAATTCTGACGAGGAGCTGAACCAGCTCCAGTGGCCGCGAGAGCATAGCCATGTGGTCAGCGCCGGTGATCACCCTCACCCCAACGCCGGGGCTCTGTGCCACCATGCGGCGCTGGAACTCCGCTGGAATGCCGCAGTCTTCCTCCACCACGACGAACACGCGCCACGACGACCCGTACCCCTCCTCCGTAAGCAGCTTCTCGTCCCTCATCACCCGCCTCATCTGGGTTGCCTGCGGTGAATGCGTTCGCCGGCTTGATAAGCATCAGGCCCAGAGTCAAGTCCTACAGACAAAGAAAGTTTTTTCCCCTTTATTTATGGTTCAAGAAAAGGTCAAACAGTAGCAGCAAGGTTACAGGCGGATATTATGCGGTTATGCCTTATATCTTTTAATTAAGGTGCTCTTCTTTTTAGAAACATTAAAGCCCCGTTTGGATCCACGCTAAACTTTAACCTATGGTTAAAAATTAGACCTTAGAACGACGGGATTAAAGTTTAGCCCATAATGCTGTTTAATCTAGAGGCTAAAGATTAGATTTATACTCTACATAACTCATTTGCTCCTAACTAAGACTGCCATGCATAGAGATAGGTGAGGGTAATATGTGTCTTTTGTTCTATGGGGACTACTTTTAGCCCTTTTAGCCTACTTTAGAGGGGATAATAAAAAGTGGTGGGTTAAAATTTAGTCCTCACTTTTAGCCCTCTTATTTGGATCATGAGGGTTAAAAAATTGACTAAAAGAtgtgggctaaactttagccccgtCGATCAAACGGGACCTAAGGTCCTCATCTAGTACGTTCCAAACAGCAGCAACGTTAATTAAGGTGTTACCTCCAGTAGGCTCAATTGGTAAAGCCTTTGAACCATAAAATTGGGCCCAAAGATAAATGGCTTGCCCTTGATCTCGGGATTCTCTTGTTGGAGCTCCTTTGAGTCCACGAAGAAGTCCGGCCCAATAAATGCTAATAGATCAGAACAATGTGAAAGAATAATCCAAATCAAATACGAAGTACTACTCAACTAAAACGTTGAATATTCGCGTTGAAGCACAGTAGGAAACAGTTAATGATCACATCACCTCGTCACTGGTGGCAGCCATAGGACGTCCGACGGCCGGCATGGACGCGGTCACGAACACGGCAACAGCGACCTTGTCCGGGAACCTCTCCACGGCGAGCGCGACGCTGTACCCACCGTGGCTGTGCGCGACGAGCACGACCTGCTCTCCGGCTGGCAGCGCAGCCACCGCGTCGAGCAGCGGGCGTGAGTACTCCTCGAAGGTGCGCACATCAGCAAGACGCGCTGGGTGCGCGCCGCAGCCGGCCATGTCGAGCGCCGGCGTGGTGGCCGGCGAGCCGCAGCGCCGTGGGCGCCTTGTACCAGCACCACGCGCCGTGGCACATCCCGTGCACCAGCATGAAGTGGTGGCGCCGCTGCTTGGCGTCGGAGGCGGCCATTGCCGTCCAGGGTCCTTGGCTTGCACCTTGCAGAGCGCAGTAGATGTAATGAAATATTGCTTGTTTAGTTGTTCCGTGCGACGACTAGTACCCTCTTCGCTCGATCGTATCAGCCACTGTTTATCAAttatgatatagtatttttctctcacaacaaaataacatcagccgacttataaaccatagaaacgatcaagcgaacatgtgTAGATATGCTGACACTGACTGTGACCAAGCATCCGTTTTGTATTGTTGTCGTTTTTCACGTGATTTGTGTGCTAAGCTACTCCGTCTGTCCCTAAAAAAAATAGTCGTTCTCACTTACTCAAAAGTCAATAACTTTTaaactttgacaaaatatatttaacaaaataataatatttatggtacataattagtactaTTAGTACCCTGATGCGTAGCCATGGCTGCCTCCTTGGCTGCCACCGGCACGCTCCCCCACCCCGACGGCCTCCTCCCCACCCCAGCGTGCCCCTCCGTCTACCCCTACGTCCTCACCCATCAGGAGCACCCAGTGTCCGCAGATCTGGTGGCCCTCTCCTCCTACCCCGGCGAGATCCGGTAGCGTCTCCTCTCCCTCGGCCGACGAGGGGCATGGCGGGCGTGCAGTTCCCACCAGGTAGGTCATGCCCGCGTGGCAATGCTGTGTTTTAAGTGTTTCTAGACGTTTTTTCAGACATGTTCCAAGcccttgtttcaagtgttttagttatttcAGATGTATATTTCAattgtttcatacggatgttgtaaaagtagatcgtgaagttgcaatggttgtacacatatgttgcaaacgtctatccccatttcatctgtttttttgtacacgtatgttgcaagtgtttcagacgcatgccTCAAGTATTTCATGTCTTCTttttatatgttgcaagtgttgcatctggatattttaaaaataaatcgGGATGTTGAACATATTACAATGGTGTTTCAgccgtatgttctaaatgttttatctgtgtttagacgtatgttgcaaatgtttcatctgtgtttagacgtatgttgcaaaagtaagaTCGGGGTGTTACATGGCGCAACCGATGGTTGTCGCTCCTGCTAGGGCGCAGCCATGGGTCAACACACGTGGATTTCTCTGTTTGGGGTGCGGGGGCGTAGGTCCTGCGACGGACGCGGGTGCGGATGCTGGCGCGGGACGCGGGACACGGAACGCAGGGTGTGGGACGGGAGGACGGGAGAGCGGCGCAGGTGTCGGTGACGCGTCCAGACGCTAGGCATTCCGAAATAATTTTCTCCAAGCCAGAAATGTAATTTATTTTGAACGGAACGAGTATTGTGGTGAGGATCATTTCACCGCTGTCCTACATAGCCTACCAAAAATTTTTCTTTCTCGAGCATGGAAGCAGAACAGGACTGGTCAACCAAAACAAGTGCTGTGGGCATGTCCCATATTTCAACCTCCCGCGTTCACGAATGAACAGAGTATAGGCGAGTGGGCATGTCCCATTCTAGCTCCCTGCACCACTTCCTCCGCCACGTCTCCATCCCTCCGGACCCGCACCTCCTCCCCACCGCGTTCAAGTCATGCCCGACACTGCCACTCGCCCGCGCTCTCCACGCCACCGCCGAGGTCACCGGCCTCGTGCGGGACCCCTTCGTCGCCTCCTCGCTCCTTCACGCATACCTCCGCCTCGGCACCACCGTCGACGCCCGCGCCGTGTTCGACGGAATGCCGCGCCCGCAGAGGACCATCGTCGGTTGGAGCGCGCTGGTCGCGGCGCACGCGGCGCGCGGGGACGCCGGTGGCGCCTGGCGCCTACTCGAGGAGATGCGGCGGGACGGCGGCGTGGAGCCGAACGTCATCACCTGGAACGGGCTCGTGTCTGGGCTCAACCGCAGTGGGCGTGCCCGGGACGCGGTCGTCGCGCTGGCGAGGATGCACGGGGAAGGGCCCCTGCGTCCTGACGCCACGGGCGTCTCGTGCGCGCTCTCCGCCGTTGGGGACGTCGGTTTGGTTTCGGTGGGCGAACAGCTGCACGGATACGCAGTGAAGGCAGGCTGCAGGGTGGATGCGTGTGTGGTCACCGCCCTCATCGATATGTACGGAAAGTGCGGGCGGGCTGCGGAAATTGTTCAGGTGTTTGATGAGTCCAGCCACGTGGATGTTGCTTCTTGCAATGCCCTCATCGCGGGGCTATCTCGGAACACGCAAGTCTCTGAGGCACTAAGGTTGTTCAGGGAGTTTGTTGGCCGTGGACTCGAGCTGAATGTCGTGTCCTGGACCTCAATTGTTGCTTGTTGCGTGCAGAACGGTAAGGATTTGGAAGCTGTGGAACTTTTCAGGGAGATGCAGGCACAAGGGATTGAACCAAACTCTGTCACGATCCCTTGTGTGCTGCCAGCGTTTGCCAATGTTGCAGCTCTGACGGATGGGAGGTCAGCGCACAGTTTTGCTCTCAGGAAGGGCTTTCTCCATGATGTTTATGTGAGCAGTGCGTTGGTGGACATGTATGCAAAGTGTGGCAGGGTTAAGGATGCGAGAACAATATTTGACGCAATGCCATCTCGGAATGTGGTTTCATGGAATGCGATGATCGGTGGCTATGCTATGCATGGTGAGGCTGTGAATGCAGTTCGGTTGCTTCACTCAATGCTGGTGTGCAAACAGAAGCCTGACATGGTCACCTTCACCTGCGTGCTTGCTGCTTGCACCCAGGCTGGTTTGACAGAGGAAGGGCGTCACTATTTTAAAGAAATGCATAATGAGTATGGTGTTTCTCCGAGGATGGAACATTATGCATGCATGGTTACTCTTCTGGGACGTGCAGGCAAACTTGATGAGGCATATGATCTCATAAGTGATATGCCATTTGAGCCAGATGGATGTATTTGGGGTTCGTTATTAGGCTCTTGCCGGGTTTATGGCAATGTGGATCTGGCTGAGGTTGCAGCAGAAAAGCTCTTTCGCCTAGAGCCAGAAAATGCTGGTAATTATGTCCTGCTTTCTAACATTTATGCTTCTAAGAAAATGTGGGATGGGGTTAATAGGGTTAGAGAGATGATGAAGGATGTAGGCTTGAAGAAGGAAAAGGGCTGTAGCTGGATCGATATCAAGAACAAGGTGCATATGTTGTTGGCTGGTGATGATTCACACCCTATGATGACTGCGATAATTGAGAAACTAAAGCAGCTTAATATTCAGATGAGGAAGCTGGGCTTTGTACCAAGCACAGATTTTGTCCTACATGATGTGGAGGAACAAGAGAAAGATGATATCCTTGCTGTTCACAGTGAGAAGCTAGCTGTCGCTTTGGGACTCATAAGCACTAGCCCAGGAACAACCcttcgggtgataaagaacctcCGAATTTGTGGCGACTGCCATGAGGCAATGAAATTTATATCATCTTTTGAGGGGAGGGAGATATCTGTTAGAGATACCAACAGGTTCCATCACTTTAGGGATGGAAAATGTTCCTGTGGGGATTATTGGTGACTCTGTTTGTGCTTTCCTGCAATACTATTTGCACAACAACTTGACGAGGATGTCAATGGAACATAGCATTCATTTCTGGATTTTTTTTCCATAAGGTAATTGTTTAACTATGCAATCAGGCCTAACTTCATATgtcaaaaggaaaaagaaaatccGATATCAGGACTTATACATTATGCATTGGagaggaaaaaaagaagaagactaaTGCATTATGCAACAACAGCTGCTGTGTAGTGTCTTTAGTTGACTATTTCAAATTTATCTATCTGATATTTTCATCCCAATATATATTTGTTTCCTAGGCAGTTCTGTATTTTTGCAACTACACATGTATGATGGCCAGTTCTTTAGTTAGTAGTTCTTTAGCCAGTTCTGTATTTTCGCAACTACCTCATGATTTTGTGATCTGCTATGATAGCATGGTATAATTCCTTACATATGAAGTGATTAGTTATCATATGATATTTTACTAGGTCCAACTCTCCAAAAACATTTGATATGCAATTCAGCACATTTATTATCTTAATGTCATGAATGTGTACTAATTTGAGATTCACCACAATTATTGCTGCCAGTGATCAAGTCATTTCCTAACAAAACCACTTGTCAAACTGGTCTACACAAAGTAGCGGCCAAAAGTCATTTCCAAAAACATTTAGTCGATTTTGCTAAAGTTTTAAGGTGTGAATGCGAGATTTTTAATTCTACTAGCATCCAGCTTTTGACATGGGGCTCACTTATATACCTAGTCGCACCGATCAACACAAAGTAGCAGGCAATTATACTGAATTATCTCCATCAAACTTTAGTCAAATCCACTAAATTTTTAAGGTATGAACACGAGGTATTAATTCTAGGTCCAGCTTTTGACGCGACGCCCATGTATACATTTACTCACGCCAATCTGCACAAAAATCATACTAACTCATTTCTAACAAACTTAAATCAATTTTAAATTTCAAGGTTTGGACGTGAGCTTTTAAATTCTAAGGTCCAGCTTTTGACATAGAATCACCATGTTGTGGACGCTTTCATTGGAAAGCAGTACACTAGGAAGGAGTCAGCTGCCTCTAGTGGCTAGAATTAGCCTAAGCTAGCTGAGATTTGACATGCAGGAATAATAGGGCTAAGATTAGACATGCAGGACCAGTACCAGCCGCATGTGGGGGATTATAACCACTGTGCGGCTGGGAATTAGGGGCAAGCAGAAGTAGAATTGTTATGATCAGAGCCTCCCAGGGAGTGCGATCAGGTTCTACTGCTGCCATTGTTCTAGGATTAGCCACTGTAATCACCCCAGTTCATCAATAAAGAACCCCCTAGACCACTAGCCATATCATCTGGTATCAGCTAGCCTCTCGATCCTCTCGCCTGTCATGGGTGACGACCTCAACTCCACTCTGAAGGCCATCCAAGCCGATCTCTCCTCCATCAAGAATGAGGTGACGACAATCAAGGGCGACCAGAGCCGCCTCAACGTCGCCGTCAATCGGCTGCAGTCGGACCACCTCTCCTCCGGCGGCTCCCACAGCGGCAAGGACGCTGACCACGGCGCccctccacctccgcctccacgcGAGCACGGCAAGCACAAGCTCCGGTTTCCGTGCTACGATGGCAGCGCCGATCCGGTCACCTGGCTTCACAAGGCGGAGCAGTTCTTCCGCGCTGATCGCACGGCGGACGACGAGCGCGTGTGGCTCGCCTCCTTCTACATGGAAGGCGCTGCCCAGGACTGGTACTACCGCCTGGAGCAGAACCACGGCGCTCCAACGTGGCCGGAATTTGTCAACAAGGTGCAGCGGGCGTTCGGGACGCCGGCGCGCAGCAACCCGCTCGGCACTCTCATGAAGCTCCGCCGCACCGGGACGGTCAAGGAGTACAAGGCGCAGTTCCTGCCCATGCTCGCTGCGCTGCCGGCCACTCTAGGAGCAGGACCAGATCGACATCTTCACCACCAGCCTCCGTAATCTGCTACAGACGGATGTCGAGCTCCAACACTCGGCTGCCCTCGATGACGCCATGGGTCTTGCGCGAGCCTTCGAGCATCGCCTGGACTTGGACGATGACGCGGACCCCTACGTGCCCCACATCACGACCCGCACCGGTCCACCGATTCGGTCGAGTCCGCTGCCCGCGACGCTCGCGCCCCACACACCGCCACCAGCCGCCAAGACCGTGCCCCCGACTCCACCGGCCCCAACCAAGGCCGCTTCTCTAGCGGGCGTGCGCTTCAAGTGGCTGACCACCCAAGAGATGGCGCAACGCCGTGCGGACGGGCTCTTCTTCAACTGCCTTGAGAAGTTCACGTGGGCCACAACTGCAGCAAGAAGGGCCTGTACCTGATGGAGCTCGACGAGGACGCGCCGGTTGACGACACCATGGCAGACGAGCCAGCCTCCGACGCCAATGTCGCGATCTCCCTCCACGCCCTCACAGGCATCAAGACGATCGACACCATGCATCTCGCCGCCTCCATCGTAGGCGCGTCCGTCCGTGCCCTCGTGGACTCGGGGTGCACCCACTCCTTCATCGCCGTGGACACCGCACACTGCCTCGAGCTCCAGCCCGCGCCGCGTCCCGGCCTCGCTGTGGGCGTCGCCAACAGGGAGCATGTCCCATCCGCCGAGGTCTGCTCCGGCGTTCccatcaccatcggcaccaaGGAGTTCCACATCGACCTCTTCGTCTTGCCCCTCCCGACTACGAGCTCGGGCTACCACTGGCTTCGGTCCCTAGGCCCCATTCTTTGGGACCTCGACCGCTAGACCATGGTGTTCTGGCGCCAGGATGGCCATGTTCTCTAGACCGGCGTCACGGCCACCAGGGCTCCTGTCCTCCACGCCGCTGAACGCCTGGACCTCCTGCAACTGCTCCTGGCGGAGCTCGACGACATCTTCGACACGCCATCAGCACTGCCTCCGGTTCGTGCCTGCAATCATCGGATCCACTTCCTTCTAGGCATAGACCCCGTCGCGGTATGTCCCTAACGCTACCCCCAGCTACTCAAAGATGAGCTGGAGAGACAGTGTGCCGACATGCTCCAGAAGGGCCTCATCCACCCGAGTACCTCGACATTCTCATCACCCGTCCTCCTCGTGCA harbors:
- the LOC136518626 gene encoding pentatricopeptide repeat-containing protein At1g20230-like codes for the protein MSHSSSLHHFLRHVSIPPDPHLLPTAFKSCPTLPLARALHATAEVTGLVRDPFVASSLLHAYLRLGTTVDARAVFDGMPRPQRTIVGWSALVAAHAARGDAGGAWRLLEEMRRDGGVEPNVITWNGLVSGLNRSGRARDAVVALARMHGEGPLRPDATGVSCALSAVGDVGLVSVGEQLHGYAVKAGCRVDACVVTALIDMYGKCGRAAEIVQVFDESSHVDVASCNALIAGLSRNTQVSEALRLFREFVGRGLELNVVSWTSIVACCVQNGKDLEAVELFREMQAQGIEPNSVTIPCVLPAFANVAALTDGRSAHSFALRKGFLHDVYVSSALVDMYAKCGRVKDARTIFDAMPSRNVVSWNAMIGGYAMHGEAVNAVRLLHSMLVCKQKPDMVTFTCVLAACTQAGLTEEGRHYFKEMHNEYGVSPRMEHYACMVTLLGRAGKLDEAYDLISDMPFEPDGCIWGSLLGSCRVYGNVDLAEVAAEKLFRLEPENAGNYVLLSNIYASKKMWDGVNRVREMMKDVGLKKEKGCSWIDIKNKVHMLLAGDDSHPMMTAIIEKLKQLNIQMRKLGFVPSTDFVLHDVEEQEKDDILAVHSEKLAVALGLISTSPGTTLRVIKNLRICGDCHEAMKFISSFEGREISVRDTNRFHHFRDGKCSCGDYW